GATGGCATCGCCCTTTAGTTCAAATTGCGGATGTGGATAGTCCATTACCGAAGCTCTGCCATTGGTGCTAGCAGCAAAATTATGGGCAAAGCCCAGGGTATGTCCAATTTCATGGGCAGAGAGCTGTCTAATCCGTGCCAAAGCCAATTCCAACATAGGTTGGTAATTATCATCCCGTTCAGCAAAAGGCTTGTTCATTAAGGCCTGTGCAATCAAGAAATCTTGGCGTATACGAAGACTTCCCAAGCTCACATGCCCTTTCATAATTTCTCCCGTTCGTGGGTCGGTGATGCTACTTCCATAGCTCCAGCCTCTTGTGGAACGATGTACCCACTGGATTACGTTATAACGAACATCCAAGGGATCTGCATCATCGGGCAATATTTTCAATTGAAACGCATCTTTATAACCTATGGCTTCAAAGGCTTGATTCCACCATTTGCCTCCTTCGAGAAGCGCGGAACGAACAGGTTCCGGGGTTCCGTTATCCAAATAATAAATTATGGGCTCTACAGCTTCGCTCACAGCTGCTCCAGGATTTTTCTTTTCAAGACGGTGACGTCTTACAAAATGTTTTAAAATAGGCTCTTGTACTGGAGTAGCGTAATCGTAATATGATATTGGGTACGAACCACAGCGCGGGTCGAACACACGTTTTTCATATTTATCATCAGGTAGCTCAATTAAGGAATGATGCTGAGCAACGGTAACCAGTGAAGGGTTTGGGGCAACAGAGCGTATGTATGCTCCCTCAGGGTTTCCAGAAAAGGTAAGCGTTACATCAAACTCCACATTCTTTGGGAATGCTTTGGTACGGTCAAAGGCCATGGCACTTTTGGATTTATCCAAACTGTAAGAACCTTGTTTGGTCCGTTTCAATCTGGCGGAGACACCATGGGCATCACGCATTAGAAAATCAGTAATATCGATTAAAAACTTTCCTTTTGATTCTTCTTCAATCTTAAACCCATAAAGCACCGATTTTGCAAACGCTTGTTCCACCGATTTTTTCTCCAGTTTATTTTGGGTCAGTGCCCTAAACTTTAAATTGGGTTGAACCAATAGTAATTTGTTTCCCGCTTTTCTAAAGAAAACTATTTGTTCGTTTCCTAGTTGCCCCCTATCCAATCCTATATCGTTGCTACCTATTCCACTGCTCAAAGAATACACATATAAAAATTCCTTTTCCAGTTCATCTACCTCTAAGAAAATCTTATCTGTTTTGTCATCAAAATAAAAATTAAAGTAGCCATTAAACTTTTGATATTCTTTGGTACTATCAAAACTTTGGGCGTTTAAAAAGCTAGTTATCAGAATGAATGGTAAAATGTGAGAGAGGTACTTTTTCATATCGTAGTTAGTTAAACCTAAAAATATATAAATTTCGTTGCTTGACCATTGTGAAACACTATTTTTGCTTGAAATTAAATTCT
The nucleotide sequence above comes from Flagellimonas sp. HMM57. Encoded proteins:
- a CDS encoding zinc-dependent metalloprotease, which codes for MKKYLSHILPFILITSFLNAQSFDSTKEYQKFNGYFNFYFDDKTDKIFLEVDELEKEFLYVYSLSSGIGSNDIGLDRGQLGNEQIVFFRKAGNKLLLVQPNLKFRALTQNKLEKKSVEQAFAKSVLYGFKIEEESKGKFLIDITDFLMRDAHGVSARLKRTKQGSYSLDKSKSAMAFDRTKAFPKNVEFDVTLTFSGNPEGAYIRSVAPNPSLVTVAQHHSLIELPDDKYEKRVFDPRCGSYPISYYDYATPVQEPILKHFVRRHRLEKKNPGAAVSEAVEPIIYYLDNGTPEPVRSALLEGGKWWNQAFEAIGYKDAFQLKILPDDADPLDVRYNVIQWVHRSTRGWSYGSSITDPRTGEIMKGHVSLGSLRIRQDFLIAQALMNKPFAERDDNYQPMLELALARIRQLSAHEIGHTLGFAHNFAASTNGRASVMDYPHPQFELKGDAIDFSNAYDTGIGVWDKVTVAYSYTDFPNKAKEAEGLNAILEKAQADGLRYISDQDARPMGSAHALAHLWDNGKNAAEELEQVLAIRKIAMANFSMDNIRSGEPNSVLEDVFALLFFFHRYQTEATSKVIGGLDYNYVVKGDGQRAVSVVNRTGQENALKTILQTLDANKLAIPKDKLNLFPPRAIGYGRTRESFKGRTGVSFDALSAVETSSDMTLGLLLHPERASRLIQQKSLDKNQLGLEQVFNTLVNATIEKTHKNTYLDEAQQIINFRVLFHMMNLAAHNEVHPQVNAIANESLKRLKTRMTNKGSSAISSEMVRRIDAFLKAPASFKVIPAPKIPDGSPIGMDCMN